One segment of Rhodobium gokarnense DNA contains the following:
- a CDS encoding gamma-glutamyl-gamma-aminobutyrate hydrolase family protein: protein MKPRKGKSMPCIGVTTSAGGGRYMWWFYFLSLRLYGVRPVRLIAPIDGIDITSFDGLIIGGGDNIGAGLYQGDLTLDVNIDPARDAMELRLLELAARCKVPVLGVCRGAQLLNVFRGGSLHQDLHKSFEDVPHMWTPLPRKYVTIEAGSKLADFLGRVRFKANSLHRQAIDRPGEGMEVSARDEYGIVQGIEDPKARFLIGVQWHPEFLIYRASQRRLFRAFLNAAEAYCAER, encoded by the coding sequence ATGAAGCCGCGCAAGGGCAAATCGATGCCGTGCATCGGCGTCACCACCTCGGCGGGCGGCGGGCGCTACATGTGGTGGTTCTATTTCCTGTCGCTGAGGCTCTACGGGGTCCGGCCGGTGCGCCTGATCGCGCCGATCGACGGCATCGACATCACCAGCTTCGACGGGCTGATCATCGGCGGCGGCGACAATATCGGCGCCGGGCTCTACCAGGGCGATCTCACCCTCGACGTCAACATCGACCCCGCACGCGACGCCATGGAACTGCGGCTGCTGGAGCTTGCCGCGCGCTGCAAGGTGCCGGTGCTGGGCGTCTGCCGCGGCGCCCAGCTCCTCAACGTCTTTCGCGGCGGCTCGCTGCACCAGGACCTGCACAAGAGCTTTGAGGACGTTCCGCATATGTGGACGCCCTTGCCGCGCAAATACGTGACCATCGAGGCGGGCTCGAAACTCGCCGACTTCCTCGGCCGGGTGCGCTTCAAGGCGAACAGCCTGCACCGCCAGGCGATCGACCGGCCCGGCGAGGGCATGGAGGTCTCCGCCCGCGACGAATACGGCATCGTCCAGGGCATCGAGGACCCCAAGGCCCGCTTCCTCATCGGCGTCCAATGGCACCCCGAATTCCTCATCTACCGCGCCTCGCAAAGGCGCCTGTTCCGGGCGTTCCTGAATGCGGCAGAGGCCTATTGCGCGGAGCGGTGA
- a CDS encoding amidoligase family protein gives MKPFSLKMPPRRTNPDGETRRVGVELEFAAVSARDGSRQVQSLFGGTIEEEDPHRFHIRGTDLGDFVCELDSQYVHRPLRGDDSGIRAAFSDFEARLRALIGDVSAVLVPCEVVCPPVPIDELGRIETLVEALRAAGAEGTRSNPLYAFGAQLNPEIAEDSGEWIASVLKAYLLLSEWLREIMSIDPTRRIASFADPFPNPYVLSVVDPDYWPDRDRLIEDYLHANPTRNRELDLLPLFAFFDEEKVKALAPDPLIKKRPTFHYRLPDARFSEPDWGVTLEWNRWCVVEELAADRAKLDAMGRAYRANREQWISENWAIRASEWLLVS, from the coding sequence ATGAAACCTTTTTCCCTGAAGATGCCCCCGCGACGGACCAATCCGGACGGTGAGACCCGCCGCGTCGGCGTGGAACTGGAATTTGCCGCCGTCTCGGCCCGGGACGGATCGCGCCAGGTGCAGAGCCTTTTCGGCGGCACCATCGAGGAGGAGGATCCGCACCGCTTCCACATTCGCGGAACGGACCTCGGCGACTTCGTCTGCGAGCTCGACTCCCAATATGTCCACCGGCCGCTGCGGGGCGACGACAGCGGCATCCGGGCGGCGTTTTCCGATTTCGAAGCGCGCCTGAGGGCGCTCATCGGCGATGTCAGTGCGGTGCTGGTGCCGTGCGAGGTGGTCTGCCCGCCGGTCCCGATCGATGAGCTCGGCCGGATCGAGACCCTGGTCGAGGCGCTGCGCGCGGCCGGCGCGGAAGGCACCCGGTCCAATCCGCTTTACGCCTTCGGCGCCCAGCTCAATCCGGAGATCGCCGAGGATAGCGGCGAGTGGATTGCCTCGGTGCTGAAGGCCTATCTGCTGCTGTCGGAATGGCTGCGCGAGATCATGTCGATCGACCCGACGCGGCGCATTGCCTCCTTCGCCGACCCGTTCCCGAACCCTTACGTCCTTTCCGTCGTCGACCCGGACTACTGGCCGGACCGGGACCGGCTGATCGAGGACTATTTGCACGCCAATCCGACCCGTAACCGGGAGCTCGACCTGCTGCCGCTGTTCGCTTTTTTCGACGAGGAAAAGGTGAAGGCGCTGGCGCCAGACCCGCTGATCAAGAAGCGGCCGACCTTCCACTACCGCCTGCCCGATGCACGGTTTTCCGAGCCGGACTGGGGGGTCACGCTGGAATGGAACCGCTGGTGCGTGGTCGAGGAGCTTGCCGCAGATCGGGCGAAGCTCGATGCCATGGGCCGGGCCTATCGGGCCAACCGCGAGCAGTGGATCTCGGAGAACTGGGCAATCCGCGCCAGCGAGTGGCTGCTCGTCTCATGA
- the choW gene encoding choline ABC transporter permease subunit, whose amino-acid sequence MDWLTETKIPLGKWVEAGVDAFNAWASGFLDAVSETLQTLIEGLTDGMAAVPPVLLVLIFAALAGYLKKSWKLALGVVLGLFLIINMGYWDETLETLALVVFATFVCMVIGVPIGIAAAHRPWLEAILRPVLDLMQTLPTFAYLIPTLILFGLGVVPGLISTVIFAIPAPIRLTTLGIKSTPNALVEAGEAFGCTKTQLLFKVELPSAMPTIMAGLTQCIMLSLSMVVIAALVGADGLGEPVLRALNTVNIAKGFESGLAIVIVAILLDRVFRRAEPPSEQR is encoded by the coding sequence ATGGACTGGCTAACCGAGACCAAGATCCCGCTCGGCAAATGGGTCGAGGCAGGCGTGGATGCCTTCAACGCCTGGGCGTCGGGGTTTCTGGACGCCGTTTCCGAAACGCTTCAGACCCTGATCGAGGGCCTCACCGACGGCATGGCCGCCGTGCCGCCGGTGCTCCTTGTCCTGATCTTCGCCGCCCTTGCCGGCTATCTGAAGAAAAGCTGGAAGCTGGCGCTCGGCGTCGTCCTCGGCCTCTTCCTGATCATCAACATGGGCTATTGGGACGAGACGCTGGAAACGCTGGCGCTCGTCGTCTTCGCCACCTTCGTGTGCATGGTCATCGGCGTGCCGATCGGCATTGCCGCCGCCCACCGGCCCTGGCTGGAAGCGATCCTGCGTCCCGTGCTCGACCTGATGCAGACGCTGCCGACCTTCGCCTATCTCATTCCGACGCTGATCCTCTTCGGCCTCGGCGTCGTGCCGGGCCTGATCTCCACCGTGATCTTTGCCATTCCGGCGCCGATCCGACTCACCACCCTCGGCATCAAGTCGACGCCGAATGCGCTGGTCGAGGCCGGCGAGGCGTTCGGCTGCACCAAGACCCAGCTCCTCTTCAAGGTCGAACTGCCGTCCGCCATGCCGACGATCATGGCCGGGCTCACCCAGTGCATCATGCTGTCGCTGTCCATGGTGGTGATCGCGGCCCTCGTCGGCGCCGACGGGCTCGGCGAGCCGGTGCTGCGGGCGCTGAACACCGTCAACATCGCCAAGGGGTTCGAATCCGGCCTTGCCATCGTCATCGTCGCCATCCTGCTCGACCGGGTGTTCCGGCGCGCCGAACCGCCGTCCGAGCAGCGGTGA
- a CDS encoding choline ABC transporter substrate-binding protein, whose amino-acid sequence MARTVTKLFGGALAAALISLSAGSAQAAEPESCKTVNFSDVGWTDITSTTAATSAVLAAIGYEPETKLLSVPVTYRSLSNGDIDIFLGNWMPTMEGDIKPYREDGSVETVRANLEGAKYTLAVPKYTYDKGLKSFADIAKFKDDLDGKIYGIEPGNDGNRLILDMIEKDTFGLKDFELVESSEAGMLSQVARDVKKKVDIVFLGWEPHPMNANYDMAYLSGGDDVFGPNYGGATVYTNVRKGYAAECPNLGKFLDNLVFSLAMENEIMGAILNDGTEADAAAKAWLKEHPDVVAGWLEGVTTFDGGDAMAAAKEDLGL is encoded by the coding sequence ATGGCACGCACTGTCACGAAGCTGTTCGGCGGCGCACTCGCCGCCGCCCTCATCTCCCTTTCCGCCGGCTCCGCCCAGGCGGCGGAACCGGAAAGCTGCAAGACCGTCAACTTTTCCGACGTCGGCTGGACCGACATTACCTCCACCACCGCGGCGACCTCGGCGGTGCTTGCCGCCATCGGCTACGAGCCGGAGACCAAGCTGCTGTCGGTCCCGGTCACCTATCGCTCGCTGTCGAACGGCGACATCGACATCTTCCTCGGCAACTGGATGCCGACCATGGAAGGCGACATCAAGCCCTATCGCGAGGACGGCTCTGTGGAGACCGTGCGCGCCAATCTGGAAGGCGCGAAATACACCCTCGCCGTGCCGAAATACACCTATGACAAGGGCCTGAAGAGCTTTGCCGACATCGCCAAGTTCAAGGATGACCTCGACGGCAAGATCTACGGCATCGAGCCGGGCAATGACGGCAACCGGCTGATCCTTGACATGATCGAGAAGGACACCTTCGGGCTGAAGGATTTCGAGCTGGTGGAGTCCTCCGAGGCCGGCATGCTCTCCCAGGTCGCGCGCGACGTGAAGAAGAAGGTCGACATCGTCTTCCTCGGCTGGGAGCCGCATCCGATGAACGCCAACTACGACATGGCGTACCTGTCCGGCGGCGACGACGTCTTCGGCCCGAATTACGGCGGCGCCACGGTCTATACCAACGTGCGCAAGGGCTACGCCGCGGAATGCCCGAACCTCGGCAAGTTCCTCGACAATCTGGTGTTCTCGCTGGCCATGGAAAACGAGATCATGGGCGCGATCCTCAATGACGGCACCGAGGCGGACGCCGCCGCCAAGGCCTGGCTGAAGGAGCACCCGGACGTCGTCGCAGGCTGGCTTGAGGGCGTCACCACCTTTGACGGCGGCGACGCCATGGCCGCGGCCAAGGAAGACCTCGGCCTCTAG
- the betC gene encoding choline-sulfatase: MANGRRPNILMIMADQLTPSALGAYGHPIVQSPNIDRLAAEGVTFDAAYCNNPLCAPSRFTMLSGRASSKIAAYDNASYFPSNQLTFVHVLRAAGYRTALAGKMHFIGADQTHGFEERLTTDIYPGDFGWVANWDEAEERIDWWYHNMSSVTEAGVAEVTNQLDFDDETGFHAVRGIRNLARAEDGRPFFLCVSFTHPHDPYTTRQEFWDLYEGVDIDLPRVPEPERTLLDPHSRRLMEALDRDAATITEAEIKRARRAYYGNISYVDQWVGRIRHTLEACGLADDTIILFTGDHGDMLGERGLWYKMSFFENAARVPMIVHAPQRFGPRRVSRNVSLIDLAPTLMTLTDSAPEDFEPAFDGRDLTPLIAGDADEDEDTVFGEFFGEGAVAPLVMIRRGNYKYIACPADPPQLYDLASDPDELTNLCGTPEVAETEAAFAAEVAERWDFEALREAVLADQRNRRFIDKALRTGKFQPWDYQPKTEAHEQYMRNHLDLNEVEWHSRFPRPEK; the protein is encoded by the coding sequence ATGGCCAACGGCCGGCGTCCCAACATCCTGATGATCATGGCCGATCAGCTCACCCCGTCGGCGCTCGGGGCCTATGGGCACCCGATCGTGCAAAGCCCGAACATCGACCGGCTGGCCGCCGAGGGCGTCACCTTCGACGCGGCCTATTGCAACAATCCGCTCTGTGCGCCGTCGCGGTTCACCATGCTTTCCGGACGGGCCTCATCGAAGATCGCCGCCTACGACAACGCTTCCTATTTCCCCTCGAACCAGCTCACCTTCGTCCATGTGCTGAGGGCCGCTGGCTATCGCACGGCGCTGGCCGGCAAGATGCATTTCATCGGCGCCGACCAGACCCACGGCTTCGAGGAGCGGCTGACGACGGACATCTATCCCGGCGATTTCGGCTGGGTGGCCAATTGGGACGAGGCCGAGGAGCGCATCGACTGGTGGTACCACAACATGTCAAGCGTGACGGAGGCGGGCGTTGCCGAAGTCACCAACCAGCTCGACTTCGACGACGAGACCGGCTTCCACGCCGTGCGCGGCATCCGCAATCTCGCGCGCGCCGAGGACGGCCGGCCGTTCTTCCTCTGCGTCTCCTTCACCCATCCGCACGACCCCTATACGACGCGCCAGGAGTTCTGGGACCTCTATGAGGGCGTCGACATCGACCTGCCGCGGGTGCCGGAGCCGGAGCGGACCCTGCTCGATCCGCACAGCCGGCGGCTAATGGAAGCCCTCGACCGGGATGCGGCGACGATCACCGAAGCGGAGATCAAGCGGGCGCGGCGCGCCTATTACGGCAACATCTCCTATGTCGACCAATGGGTCGGCCGCATCCGGCACACCCTGGAGGCCTGCGGCCTCGCTGACGACACCATCATCCTCTTCACCGGCGACCACGGCGACATGCTCGGCGAGCGCGGGCTCTGGTACAAGATGAGCTTCTTTGAAAACGCCGCCCGGGTGCCGATGATCGTCCACGCGCCGCAGCGTTTCGGGCCGCGGCGGGTGTCCCGGAACGTCTCGCTCATCGACCTGGCGCCGACGCTGATGACGCTGACCGACAGCGCGCCGGAGGATTTCGAGCCCGCCTTCGACGGCCGCGACCTCACCCCGCTGATCGCCGGCGACGCGGACGAGGACGAGGACACCGTCTTTGGCGAGTTCTTCGGTGAGGGCGCCGTCGCCCCGCTCGTCATGATCCGCCGCGGCAACTACAAATACATCGCCTGCCCGGCCGACCCGCCGCAGCTCTACGACCTCGCCAGCGACCCGGACGAGTTGACCAATCTCTGCGGCACCCCGGAGGTCGCCGAGACCGAGGCGGCGTTCGCGGCCGAGGTCGCGGAGCGCTGGGATTTCGAGGCGCTTCGGGAGGCGGTTCTCGCCGACCAGCGCAACCGGCGCTTCATCGACAAGGCGCTTCGCACCGGCAAATTCCAGCCCTGGGACTACCAGCCGAAGACGGAGGCCCACGAGCAGTACATGCGCAACCATCTCGACCTCAACGAGGTCGAATGGCACAGCCGTTTTCCCCGCCCGGAAAAATAA
- the betI gene encoding transcriptional regulator BetI, which produces MPKVGMEPIRRKELIAAAIDEIHAHGSLDVTVGQIARRAGVSSGLAHHYFGNKDGLLVATMRYLLKGLSRRVAERLRDADDPRARLSGVIAGNFTPEQFRPEVISAWLAFYVHAQASDEAHQLLRIYAHRLNSNLLDAYARLLPRADAAVAAEGTAAMIDGVWLRRALREGPADAASAAALVEDYVETRLIAAGAPPKGH; this is translated from the coding sequence ATGCCCAAGGTCGGAATGGAGCCGATCCGCCGCAAGGAGCTGATCGCGGCCGCCATCGACGAGATCCACGCCCATGGCTCGCTCGACGTCACGGTCGGCCAGATCGCGCGCCGCGCCGGCGTCTCGTCGGGCCTTGCGCACCACTATTTCGGCAACAAGGACGGCCTCCTCGTCGCCACCATGCGCTACCTTTTGAAGGGCCTGTCGCGGCGGGTTGCGGAACGCCTGCGCGATGCCGACGATCCCCGGGCCCGGCTCTCCGGCGTCATCGCCGGCAATTTCACGCCCGAGCAGTTCCGCCCGGAGGTGATCTCCGCCTGGCTCGCCTTCTATGTGCACGCCCAGGCCTCCGACGAGGCGCACCAGCTTTTGCGCATCTACGCCCACCGGCTGAATTCCAACCTTCTGGACGCCTACGCCCGGCTGCTGCCGCGCGCCGATGCGGCCGTGGCCGCAGAGGGCACGGCGGCGATGATCGACGGCGTCTGGCTGCGCCGGGCGCTGCGCGAAGGGCCGGCCGATGCCGCAAGCGCCGCCGCCCTCGTCGAGGACTATGTCGAAACGCGCCTCATCGCCGCGGGAGCGCCACCCAAAGGGCATTGA